The region TTTACAGCCGCCCAGCCGGGGTGTTTGGCCAGTACAGCATCGTCGTATACACCCGAATAATGCAGATACAACCCAACGCCATGCCTGCGCGTCACAGCCCGATAAAACGCCAGGGGGTCCTTAACAACATGTGGAGCTACAGTCGCATTGGCCACCTTTGAGGGGTAACTCGACACCCCCGGATGTCCTTTGCAGTCGATCTGAATAAAATCGGGCTTGACGGCCGTCAGCAATGAATCAAGGCCCCGTTCCGACAGGTTTCGACCAATCAACGAGTCATTGCGTCCAGCATGGAAATCGAAGTGAAGCCCAAAATACCGTTTTGGGGCAGGATGCTTACGTGCCCTGGCAGGCGATTGTGCGCTTAAGTGAATAGGAAGAAGCGAAAGAACGACGATAAACAAGGTAACCTTCATTTTCTGTGCTCATCTGATATACATCAAAGAAGGATACCTGTGGAAAAGCTTACTGCTTTAGCAGACACCGCGCCGTAGTACGGCTAAAGCAACAAGCTGGTCTAAACTGAATCCGAACTTTTTGCAGGATGTGCCTTGCTATTTGAAACCCGGCCACAGGCTTATTGCCAATTTATGAGAATTACCTACTTAATTTGCAGTTTATACTCAATATATAACCAACAAATACACCAAGAGTATTGATCAATTAATACCCAATTGGTCTTACGGACCAAGAGTCGAAGTCGAATTCCCTATCACCTTACTACTTAGCGAACCCACCGTCACTAACTTAACCATAACGATTCATTTCAATTGAATGCAATCCACCTCCTTAAAAACAAACACTGCCACTACACCCCAACTGTTAACCGTCAATAAGTCAATAGGTATTGGCCTATATGCACTACTTACCTGCTTATATGGCCTTTTATTCGTAAAGAATTTTTCGGGACCGCTGGCTGAAGTACTGCCCGGCGATACAGATCAATGGGAGTACATGGGGTATTATGTCCTGGAGAATCTAACATTTACGCCCCTGCCCCACTTGAATCTGGTCGGTGATCAAACCTTTTTCCCGTACGGTACCAATCACGCATTTCAGGGGTGGGCGCTGGAGTCAAACATGTGGTACGGGATATGTTATTCGCTCTTCGGCATGGGTCCCTGGCTGAACATCTATTACCTGCTAAGCCTATTGGCCACCAGTGCGGGCACCTACCTTTTACTACAGGCCGATTATGGCAAACGCCGTGCCTGGCTGGCCGGGCTTCTGGTCTCTTTCCTTAACTTCTATGCGCTCAACAAATACCCGGGACACTTTGCCTATAGTACCATTCACTGGATGGTGTTAAGCGTGCTGACCGACTTTCTGATTGTTCGGCGGGTGGTTTTAACGCAGGCTGTATCGCTGAGGCTGGTCTTGTTAAAAGTGTTGCTGCTAACGCTGTGTCTGGGGCTGGATGTGGGATATATTCTTGGCTATGCACTTAGCTCGTTTACGTTAAGCGCCCTGTTCATCAGTGGCCTGCTTATCTATCGAACGTTCCGTAAGTCGTCCGGGCTGTCGCCCTATGTTTACCTGTCTAGTATGGTGCGTACCTGGCCCGGCCAATGGCGTCCGGTTGAATCGGTCAGCCTACTGCTGGCGATAGTTGCCCTGGCTTTCTTTTACGTTCCCATACTGATCGACGTGATTCAGAATGCCAATGCCTTTGTGTTTGTCGATCGGTTCGCGGGCGGGCATGGGTGGATGCACCCCCTTCGCCTGTTAATACCCTACCTTCCTGGTTTCAATGCGCTCGACGCGGTATGGACCATCCGGCTGCGTGATATGGCCGAAGGCTATGGTGGCGGGAGTCCAGGCTGGCTGGTTCTCGGTCTGGCTGCTGCCGGTTTCTGGTACACCCCAAAATCCGTTCGGCTGGCGTATGTGCCCTTAGCTATTTTCTTTCTCCTGCACGTTTTTTACCACCCTATTCACGTACCAACATTACGGATTTTCCCCTGGTGTCAGTTTAACCGTCATGCATCGAGGGTTACCCTCGTCTATCCGGTCATTGCCGCTGTGCTTGCCATGCACATACCCACAAACGTGCCTCGCTTCCTGTGGCTGCCCCTGCTGCTCATTGGCACGCTGGAAAGTAGTGTGGTTTACCAATTCAGGTATGACTGGAAGCCCTATTATTTCCCGGCCTCGTTCGAATCGTATATAAACCGGATTCGGCAGCAACCCGGCGAAGCGATCCTGGACTGGCCATTTTGCGTGATTGGCGGTAATGGCATGGGGGGCGAAACCGGTTTATGTCCGCTCTACGAGCGCAACAACTTATTATATACTCTCAAGCGATTCCATGGCAAGAAAACCATCGGGCAGTATTTTGGTCGACTGCACGAAAGTCAGCTGCAACCATTCATCAAAGCGGGCTGGCCCCGGCTTCTGGAACCTGCCAACAAGCCAGACTTCATGAAAGCCCACCACCTGACGACCTGTTTCACCGCCGAACAGTGGGCTTTTTTCGACCGTTTCTACGAACTCAACGATTTTGCAGGTATAAACCTGTGTACCGATTTGCTCCCTAAAGCCTGCGTGCAGGCCTTTTACACCCGCTACGGGCAACCTGTAGCAACCACCGAAGTATCCGGCTCCGGTCATCTCGCCTTCATCCCAAAATCGGCCCTAGCCCGTGCCAGGGTTAATTCACGCTTAGGAAAAAAAGTCCGTTTTCCCTGCGGGTGCTCGGATAAGTGAGAAGTCTTCTAGCGTGCGTTTACTAGCGGTAGCTGGCACGGGCGAATGCCCGCGCCAGCTACCTTCACCAGACTAAAAACTAATACTCCTGCACCAGCGGGTGCACCATGAACTCGTCAATGACCACGTGGGCGGGGCGGCTCACGATGAACAGCATCGACTCGGCCATGTCTTCGCTTTGCAGCCAGCCCTTCGACGTTTCGTGCCCGTGGCCTTTCTCGTGGAAATGTGAGTCGACCAGGCCCGAGTACACGCCCGTCACTTTGATACCGAACGAGCGAACTTCCTTGCGAAGTGCCCCCATAAACGCTTCCTGGGCGTACTTACTGGCGGTATACAGCGAGCCACCGGCAAAGGTCCGTTTGGCCACGTCCGAAGCGACAACGATAATATGGCCTGACCCCTGCGCTTTCAGCGTGGGCAGGGCCGCTTTGGTTAGTACAAACGTACCTTTTACGTTGGTAGCCATGAGGGCATCCCATTCCTCGACGGTAATTTCATCGACGTTTTTGAAAACGCCGTAGCCCGCGTTATTGATCACGACGTCGATCCGACCGAACTGGTCCAAAGCGGTTTGCACGACGGCTGCCATATCCGATTCGCTGGCTACGTCACCGGCAACGGCAACAATTTTACCCCGAACATGGCCTTCGGTGGCGTCTTTTTCGAGTTGCTTCAAGTCATCGGCACTGCGAGCGGTAACCACCACATTCGCACCATGTTGAGCCAGTAGCAAGGCCGTTGCCCGCCCAATGCCGCGCGACGCCCCCGAAATAATAATGGTTTTGCTTTCTATAGTCATCGTAGTTCTGTTGAGCCATTTTGGCGGATTCCCGCAAAGGTCGCAAAGGTTCGTACAAAGTTCGCAAAGAAGTTTTCCCGGTGCGACATTTACGCCCTATTCCAAACAACACCTTCATGCACGAATCACTCACCGACAAGCTTAACCAACTGGAGCAGAAATTTGCCGCTATGGGGCAGGACATTACGTCTTACCTCGAAGGGCTGCTCCAGGCCGATTACCTGACTTAGTGGGATTACATTCACCTCGAAACCCTGCTGTCGCTTCAAAACCCGAAAACAGCCTATCCCGATGAAAGTGTGATGATTATGGGAATGGAACGCGAGCAGTTTCTTAAATTCCGGATGGCGCTGCTGCCATCGAGCGGCTTTCAGTCGGTGCAGTTTCGGCAAATTGAGATCGTATCGACCAATTTTCGAAACCTGCTAACCGGCACCCCTTCGGAATCGGCCTATATCTCCGACCTTTACGAATTTATTTACTGAAAACAGGGCGCTACCGAGCTGGCCACCCAAAAGAAGACGCTTACGCTCCGCCAATTCGATAAACATTACCGGGCGCAGCTCGTTCGGTTGGCCGAGGAGCACGAAGCCAAAAATCTGTATCAGCGCTACCTGTTCCTGGCTGGTGCAGGCGAAAGCACCGCTGAACTGGCAATCGTATCTGCCGCCCCAGCAGCAACAGATCATCTTTTTCCCGGACTTATGGACCGATGCGGAACGAGAATCCTGGGGGCAAACGCTTTTGTTACCCGGCTCAAATTAAGCAGACAACGCATTTCTTACATTTTACCCAGCGGCCACAAACTCAATTGGCCGCTTTTTTTAGGGAAATCTAAATCCAGATGAGGCTGTTGCGTGTATATTTGATCGAAAGTTTGACACCCTGATTAACACCTCACCAGCGCAGCGATGATTGAGTGGCTTCATTCGTATCGGTTTCGCGTCGCCCGTTTGCTCTTTGGTCTGTTCCTGACCATGTGGCTCAACGGCGTGGTGTTTCGCCACGCGCACCGGTTGTCTGATGGTCGGCTGATTGTTCACGCTCACCCTTACTGGCCTTTTGGCAAAGGGCCGATTTTACCGAATACACACACGGCCCAGGAGATTTTGCTGCTCGATCTGGCGGCTAATCTTCCCGTTGTTGTCAGTGCTTTTTTTGCATTTCTGTTTCTGCTTCGCAGTCAGCAACAGTCCGTTTTCTGGACCCGCTTTCAGACGTTTCGCGCCAGCCATTCTTTCTTCTGTTTCTCCCATCGGGGCCCGCCCGTCGTTTGGTAATTTCCTGATCTTCAGACACCGGTTTCTCTACCGGTGATTTTGCTGTATTCCTGCGGAGTACTCAATCAAACGACAACATCCTGAATGAAATCATTTTTCCTACTGATTAGCCTGACGCTAACCGGCGAACTGGCCTATACACAACCCGCGCCAAGCCGAATTATTCGTGGTTCGGTAACCGACGCTGACAGCCGCAAACCTATTCCCTTCGGCACCGTCAACCTCGTCGGTCAGAACAAAGGGGCTATTACTGATGCTCGTGGGCAATATTCGCTGTCCATCAAAGCCGATTCGGTGCTGCGCGACCTGATTATTTCCTGCGTCGGCTTCAAATCCGATACGGTACGGATCAGCCCCGGCACTAACGTATATGACGTAACGCTACTGCCCATCGTTAACGCTTTAAATGAAGTGGTAGTGACGGGCGTAACGCGGGGAACCCTCATGAAGCAAAACCCGGTCGCTATTCTGGCCATTTCGCGTAAGTCGATTGAGAGTACAACCAGTAGCAACATCATCGACGTACTGGTGAAAAATGCACCGGGACTGACAGCGGTTAAAACTGGGCCTAATATTTCTAAACCATTTATCAGGGGGCTGGGCTATAACCGGGTGCTGACGCTTTACGACGGGGTTCGGCAGGAGGGCCAGCAGTGGGGCGATGAGCATGGCGTGGAAGTTGACAATTACAATATCGACCGGGCCGAGGTTATCAAAGGCCCGGCCAGCCTGATGTACGGCTCCGACGCCCTGGCAGGTGTTGTGAGTATGATGCCGATCTATCCAAAAGACACCGATGGCAAGCTGAAAGTAGGTTTCGTGACCGAATACCAGTCGAACAACCGGCTCCTGGGCGAGTCAATCAGTCTGGCCTCCGGCGGGTCGCGCTGGGCCTGGAATATGCGCGGGTCCATACGGGCGGCCACTAACTACCAGAATAAAGTTGACGGCCGGGTATACAACACTGGCTTTTCGGAACGAACGCTCACCACTATGCTGGGCTATTCGGGCCACCGGGGTTATTCGCGTTTCGGGGCTTCGCTCTACGACAATTTGCAGGGTATTCCCGACGGAAGCCGCGACTCGCTTACCCGCCAGTTTACCCGTCAGGTGTTCGAATCGGACCTGGACGATATCAAGAACCGACCCATCGTACCCGCCAGCGAGTTATCGTCATACCGACTTAGCCCGTTAATTCAGCACATTCAGCATTACCGGCTACACACGAACAACCATTATCAGATTGGTAATGGCGAACTGGACGTGTTGCTGGCGTTTCAGCAGAATGTTCGGCGGGAGTTCAATCACCCCACTCAACCCAACCAGCCGGGTTTGTACGTCCGGCTGAACACCCTGAACTATGGCGTACGGTATAACCTGCCGAACGTGGGTCGACTGGCTACAACCGTGGGCGTGAACGGCATGGCCCAGTCCAACAAGAATAAGAACGGTACGGCCTTCCCCATTCCGGACTACAAACTGTTCGATGTCGGCACGTTCGTTTTTCTGAAATACCAGGCCGATAAACTCACCCTGAGCGGTGGCCTTCGCTACGACAACCGGCACCTGACCGGCGATGATTTTTACGTAGGTGTCGACCCAAAAACCGGCTTTGACAAACGCGCTTTTTTACCGGATACTGCCGGAGCCACACTTCAGTTTCCCCGCCTGAAGCAAACATTTACGGGTATTTCCATGAGTATGGGCGTAACCTATGAGTTCTCGGAGAGACTGGC is a window of Spirosoma linguale DSM 74 DNA encoding:
- a CDS encoding short-chain dehydrogenase/reductase SDR (PFAM: short-chain dehydrogenase/reductase SDR; KR domain protein; NAD-dependent epimerase/dehydratase~KEGG: scl:sce8810 short chain dehydrogenase/reductase family oxidoreductase); the encoded protein is MTIESKTIIISGASRGIGRATALLLAQHGANVVVTARSADDLKQLEKDATEGHVRGKIVAVAGDVASESDMAAVVQTALDQFGRIDVVINNAGYGVFKNVDEITVEEWDALMATNVKGTFVLTKAALPTLKAQGSGHIIVVASDVAKRTFAGGSLYTASKYAQEAFMGALRKEVRSFGIKVTGVYSGLVDSHFHEKGHGHETSKGWLQSEDMAESMLFIVSRPAHVVIDEFMVHPLVQEY
- a CDS encoding TonB-dependent receptor (PFAM: TonB-dependent receptor; TonB-dependent receptor plug~KEGG: net:Neut_2038 TonB-dependent receptor), producing MKSFFLLISLTLTGELAYTQPAPSRIIRGSVTDADSRKPIPFGTVNLVGQNKGAITDARGQYSLSIKADSVLRDLIISCVGFKSDTVRISPGTNVYDVTLLPIVNALNEVVVTGVTRGTLMKQNPVAILAISRKSIESTTSSNIIDVLVKNAPGLTAVKTGPNISKPFIRGLGYNRVLTLYDGVRQEGQQWGDEHGVEVDNYNIDRAEVIKGPASLMYGSDALAGVVSMMPIYPKDTDGKLKVGFVTEYQSNNRLLGESISLASGGSRWAWNMRGSIRAATNYQNKVDGRVYNTGFSERTLTTMLGYSGHRGYSRFGASLYDNLQGIPDGSRDSLTRQFTRQVFESDLDDIKNRPIVPASELSSYRLSPLIQHIQHYRLHTNNHYQIGNGELDVLLAFQQNVRREFNHPTQPNQPGLYVRLNTLNYGVRYNLPNVGRLATTVGVNGMAQSNKNKNGTAFPIPDYKLFDVGTFVFLKYQADKLTLSGGLRYDNRHLTGDDFYVGVDPKTGFDKRAFLPDTAGATLQFPRLKQTFTGISMSMGVTYEFSERLALKANIARGYRAPSITEIASNGLDPGARIVYIGNRDFKSEFSLQQDIGLTATFPDINFGVSVFNNFIQNYISLTQLVDAQGEPVVIVPGNKTYQYQQSSAQLYGLETQLSLHPTTWRGFSFDNSLAVVYGYNRGSRFTDAGVNGEYLPFIPPLRVTTGISQALPLKRSWLSELTLKADVEHNARQDRFLGLNDTETATAGFTLVNAGADAQLHVGKDKPALHVIFQVNNLFDVAYQSNLSRLKYFEYFTQSPNGHLGMYGMGRNICLKLVVPFN